A stretch of the Candidatus Bandiella numerosa genome encodes the following:
- a CDS encoding FAD-dependent oxidoreductase — translation MIELNFNIKFEDLYSIFGLRTIDEKFLDFLNTQNPTLMHDLVVGRENTYISSELILHIAPHLENFIITLFNLKYSQNNSLNYHKKASALFECKKRFIQRKISIEHYDEKRLNESVSILCKAGINLDDELSIATHILKLQEDNNEKLLEFAKIYVAWALYNEEGREKYKNGILFKIPKKLNFDKLIEYSESNNKTKCFDNKELRDRKGFDLTDDTINQHTAIVNANYCLYCHKQNKDSCSKGLSDKITNGITVNSLGVELNGCPLKEKISEMNLLKKKGFIIGAFATAIIDNPMIAATGHRICNDCMKSCIYQKQEPVDIPLIETKILDDILRLDYGFEIYSLLTKWNPLKSEGYLPKEFNNYKVLVVGMGPAGFTLSHYLINEGFTIVGIDGLKIEPIQSELSGVTQEGTRVNFKPIKTISDIEEKLSERKAYGFGGVAEYGITVRWNKNYLTILRLMLERRENFRMYGSIRFGSTINYQSAKKLGFNHVALAIGAGKPNIPDIPNILCKGVRSASDFLMSLQTLGASRKSSLANLQIRLPIVVIGGGLTSIDTATESLAYYPIMVEKFLAQYERLGNNFLKTLDDEELEVALEFIEHAKELKANPKDRLFLLKKWGGVKIIYRKKFEESPAYRLNHEEIAKAFEEGIEFIDNTCPLEVILDKFSHCKEIICNNKTIQAKTILIATGTSPNTTLAREEPEHFKLNGKYFSMIKNGEDPTFFINMENNFSISILGDSHPKYSGSVVKAMASAKDSYKLIAKEIFKYNKKNELQSSKFFEKLNNQLISKVIKVDRLTKNVVEIFIKSPLAVNEFQPGQFYRLQNYESNAKISNGYLRTIEPLALTGAFVDKIQGIISLIVLEMGGSSNFCQDLKPGETISLMGPTGSPTYIPKNENVLLIGGGLGNAVLFSIGRALIDNGCHVLYFAGYKKRTDVFKPQEIEKAANQVIWCCDESKLNLSNNANQSFHGNIIEALENYDTNFSNELKLKNFNRMITIGSDSMMKAVSYAIQNDLKNLFDPNIKSFASVNSSMQCMMKEICAQCLQKHINPKTKEVSYVYSCFNQDQNLKHVDFEHLSCRLKQNSLLEKVTSKLT, via the coding sequence ATGATTGAACTAAACTTTAATATTAAGTTTGAGGACTTATATTCAATATTTGGATTAAGGACAATAGATGAAAAATTTTTAGACTTCTTAAATACCCAAAACCCAACTCTTATGCACGATTTAGTTGTTGGTAGAGAAAATACCTACATATCATCTGAACTAATACTTCATATAGCTCCGCACCTAGAGAATTTTATAATTACTTTGTTTAACCTAAAATACAGTCAGAATAATAGCCTAAATTATCATAAAAAAGCATCTGCTCTATTTGAGTGTAAAAAAAGATTTATCCAAAGAAAAATTAGTATTGAGCATTATGACGAAAAACGACTAAATGAGTCTGTTTCTATATTATGTAAGGCTGGAATCAACTTAGATGATGAATTATCGATAGCAACTCATATTTTAAAATTACAGGAAGATAACAATGAAAAATTACTAGAATTTGCTAAAATATATGTTGCATGGGCACTATATAATGAAGAAGGAAGAGAAAAGTATAAAAATGGGATATTATTCAAAATACCTAAAAAATTAAACTTTGATAAATTAATTGAATATTCAGAATCTAATAACAAAACAAAATGTTTTGACAATAAAGAACTAAGAGATAGAAAAGGTTTTGACCTAACAGATGATACAATAAATCAACATACCGCTATTGTTAATGCGAATTACTGCTTATACTGCCACAAACAAAATAAAGATTCCTGTTCAAAAGGATTATCTGATAAAATAACTAACGGTATTACTGTAAATTCTCTTGGCGTGGAATTGAATGGATGCCCACTAAAGGAAAAAATTTCAGAAATGAACTTACTAAAAAAAAAGGGGTTTATCATTGGTGCATTTGCTACTGCAATTATAGACAACCCAATGATAGCCGCAACAGGACATAGAATATGTAACGATTGCATGAAATCATGCATTTATCAAAAACAGGAACCAGTTGATATTCCATTAATTGAAACTAAAATTTTAGATGATATTTTAAGGCTTGACTATGGATTTGAAATATATAGTTTACTAACAAAATGGAATCCACTAAAATCAGAAGGATATTTACCAAAAGAATTTAATAATTATAAAGTTTTGGTTGTAGGAATGGGACCGGCAGGTTTTACTCTTTCTCACTACTTAATAAATGAGGGATTTACTATAGTGGGAATTGACGGATTAAAGATTGAACCAATTCAAAGTGAACTTTCTGGCGTTACACAAGAAGGAACTAGAGTAAATTTTAAACCAATTAAAACCATCTCCGATATTGAAGAAAAACTTAGTGAAAGGAAGGCCTATGGTTTTGGTGGCGTAGCTGAATATGGAATTACAGTAAGATGGAATAAAAATTATCTGACAATTTTAAGATTGATGCTTGAACGTAGAGAAAATTTTAGAATGTATGGTAGTATAAGGTTCGGTAGCACAATCAATTACCAATCTGCCAAAAAACTCGGATTCAACCATGTTGCACTAGCAATTGGCGCAGGAAAGCCAAATATTCCAGATATTCCAAATATTTTATGCAAAGGAGTAAGGAGTGCCTCTGATTTTTTGATGTCATTACAAACTCTTGGTGCTTCAAGAAAAAGTAGCTTGGCTAATTTACAAATTAGGCTCCCTATTGTTGTTATAGGTGGCGGATTAACCTCAATAGACACGGCAACAGAAAGCCTTGCCTATTACCCAATAATGGTAGAAAAATTCTTAGCTCAATACGAAAGATTAGGAAATAACTTCCTTAAAACTTTAGATGATGAAGAATTAGAAGTTGCTTTGGAATTTATTGAGCATGCAAAAGAATTAAAAGCTAATCCTAAAGACAGACTTTTTTTATTGAAGAAATGGGGTGGAGTGAAAATTATATATCGAAAAAAATTTGAAGAGTCTCCTGCATATAGATTGAATCATGAGGAGATTGCTAAGGCATTTGAAGAAGGGATAGAGTTTATAGATAACACATGCCCATTAGAAGTTATTTTAGATAAATTTAGCCACTGTAAAGAAATTATCTGCAATAACAAGACTATTCAAGCTAAAACAATATTAATTGCTACAGGCACATCACCTAACACAACCTTAGCCAGGGAGGAACCCGAGCATTTTAAGTTAAACGGCAAGTATTTTTCTATGATTAAAAATGGCGAGGATCCAACTTTTTTCATAAATATGGAAAATAATTTTAGTATTAGCATATTAGGTGATTCACATCCAAAATATTCTGGTAGCGTAGTAAAGGCTATGGCAAGTGCAAAGGACAGTTATAAATTAATTGCTAAAGAAATTTTTAAATATAATAAAAAGAATGAGCTTCAAAGTAGTAAGTTTTTTGAAAAATTGAATAATCAGCTGATTTCTAAAGTCATTAAAGTAGATAGATTAACCAAAAATGTTGTTGAAATTTTTATCAAATCTCCATTAGCTGTAAACGAATTTCAACCTGGGCAGTTTTATAGGCTACAAAACTACGAATCAAATGCAAAAATTAGCAATGGCTATCTAAGGACCATTGAACCATTGGCATTAACTGGAGCTTTTGTTGATAAAATTCAGGGTATTATTTCATTAATAGTTCTTGAAATGGGGGGGTCCTCAAATTTTTGCCAAGATTTAAAACCTGGTGAAACTATTAGTCTAATGGGCCCAACTGGCTCTCCAACCTATATACCTAAAAATGAGAATGTATTATTAATCGGCGGAGGGTTAGGCAATGCAGTCCTGTTTTCTATAGGTAGGGCATTAATAGACAATGGATGCCATGTTTTGTATTTTGCAGGGTATAAAAAAAGAACAGATGTATTCAAACCACAAGAAATAGAAAAGGCTGCAAATCAGGTTATTTGGTGTTGTGATGAATCAAAATTAAACTTATCAAATAATGCAAACCAATCTTTTCATGGTAATATTATAGAAGCTTTAGAGAATTATGATACAAACTTTAGCAATGAGTTGAAATTGAAAAATTTTAACAGAATGATTACGATAGGCTCTGATTCAATGATGAAAGCGGTTTCATATGCTATTCAAAATGATCTGAAAAATCTCTTTGATCCAAATATTAAGTCCTTTGCATCAGTTAATTCTTCTATGCAATGTATGATGAAAGAGATTTGCGCTCAATGCTTACAAAAACACATAAATCCTAAAACTAAGGAAGTTAGTTATGTATATAGTTGCTTTAATCAGGATCAAAATTTAAAGCATGTAGATTTCGAACATCTTTCATGCAGATTAAAACAGAACAGTTTGTTGGAAAAAGTTACTAGCAAATTAACCTGA
- the ftsZ gene encoding cell division protein FtsZ, whose translation MSLKISIPIEKDLSPKIAVFGVGGGGVNAVNNMISSNLEGVDFFVANTDAQALDNSLAINKIKFGITSTKGLGAGSDPKVGAIAAEESTNEIIEALDRYNLIFITAGMGGGTGTGGAPIVAKIAKERNILTVGVVTKPFHFEGARRMKTAEEGLDELQKFVDTLIIIPNQNLFRLANEKTTFADAFKMADEVLHAGVKGITDLITKPGLINLDFADIHAVMNEKGKAMMGTGEAEGENRAIKASEAAISNPLLDHSSMKGARGVLINITGGMDMTLFEVDEAANRIKEEVDPNANIIFGSAFDADLEGKLRVSVVATGIDVKTQKIIDNKLINNFGDITLSKSISIDSITERNAIKENDVKEGQIEEKIIEKEILAETKEEFINKNFNEDKLSFHAQKKEVLEPKQNSFYFTLTNNNRDDIDHIQQKEKVRDHDLSTVEDDLAKEEPKKIKSTSSIFEIPTFLRNKKD comes from the coding sequence ATGAGTTTAAAAATAAGCATTCCAATTGAAAAGGATTTATCTCCAAAAATCGCTGTTTTTGGGGTAGGAGGAGGAGGCGTAAATGCCGTTAATAATATGATATCATCTAATCTAGAAGGTGTTGATTTTTTTGTTGCTAATACTGATGCTCAAGCTCTAGATAATTCTTTAGCAATTAATAAAATTAAATTTGGAATAACATCTACAAAAGGTTTAGGTGCAGGATCAGATCCAAAAGTTGGAGCTATAGCGGCGGAAGAATCAACAAATGAAATTATCGAAGCATTAGACAGATATAATCTTATTTTTATCACAGCAGGGATGGGAGGCGGAACTGGAACAGGTGGAGCTCCTATAGTTGCAAAAATTGCCAAAGAAAGGAATATTTTAACTGTAGGAGTTGTTACTAAGCCATTCCATTTTGAAGGTGCAAGAAGGATGAAAACAGCTGAAGAAGGTCTAGATGAATTGCAGAAATTTGTTGATACTCTTATTATAATACCTAATCAAAATCTTTTTAGACTAGCAAATGAAAAAACTACTTTTGCCGATGCATTTAAAATGGCGGATGAAGTATTGCATGCAGGTGTGAAGGGTATAACGGATTTAATAACTAAGCCTGGTCTAATTAACTTGGATTTCGCTGATATTCATGCGGTAATGAATGAGAAAGGAAAAGCTATGATGGGGACGGGTGAAGCAGAAGGAGAAAATAGGGCTATTAAAGCTTCAGAAGCAGCTATATCCAATCCATTGCTTGATCACTCATCGATGAAAGGAGCAAGAGGGGTGTTGATTAACATTACTGGTGGTATGGATATGACATTGTTTGAGGTGGATGAAGCAGCGAATAGAATTAAAGAAGAAGTTGATCCTAATGCAAATATAATTTTTGGTTCTGCGTTTGATGCTGATTTGGAAGGGAAATTAAGAGTTTCTGTGGTAGCAACTGGAATTGATGTAAAGACTCAAAAAATAATAGATAATAAATTAATAAATAATTTTGGTGATATCACGCTTTCTAAATCTATAAGTATTGACAGCATTACTGAAAGAAATGCAATAAAAGAAAATGATGTTAAAGAGGGGCAGATTGAAGAAAAAATTATAGAAAAAGAAATATTAGCTGAGACAAAAGAAGAATTTATAAATAAAAATTTTAATGAAGATAAGCTTTCATTTCATGCACAAAAAAAAGAGGTATTAGAGCCAAAGCAAAATTCTTTCTATTTCACCTTAACTAATAATAATAGAGATGATATTGATCATATACAACAAAAAGAGAAAGTGAGGGATCATGATTTATCAACAGTTGAAGATGATTTAGCAAAAGAAGAACCAAAAAAAATAAAATCAACTAGTAGTATATTTGAGATACCAACTTTCTTAAGAAATAAAAAAGACTGA
- a CDS encoding SAM-dependent methyltransferase — protein sequence MVQNINSHIKNIININGPLSIDKFTQIASSYYYSNFDSIGQHGDFITAPEISQMFGEIIAIYLSEIWYQKVNAPFTLVELGPGNGTMMRDILRTIQNFKDIYNDISEVALIETSDKLQQAQKNTLKNFNNFQINWYKDLEKLEGKKFFIVANEFFDALLVKQYLLKEDKIYEVVISLNEKNNFTFGLVSDVSNVVGIDKFGNNQLIELSEHRSNYINKVSRKISDGKGLALIIDYGYLKSPNKSTLQAVMGHKKIGLFDKIGESDVTSLVDFTELQNNFKKNNIISNIMNQSDFLLQYGILERAKMLVKYGASREKIDYQLNKLISDEEMGSLFKVLITI from the coding sequence ATGGTGCAAAATATTAATAGCCACATTAAAAATATTATAAATATCAATGGACCGCTAAGCATTGATAAATTTACGCAGATTGCATCTAGCTATTATTATTCAAATTTTGATTCCATTGGTCAGCATGGTGATTTCATAACTGCTCCTGAAATAAGTCAAATGTTTGGTGAGATTATAGCAATTTATTTGTCTGAAATATGGTATCAAAAAGTGAATGCTCCATTTACTTTAGTGGAATTAGGTCCTGGAAATGGGACAATGATGAGGGATATTTTGAGAACAATTCAAAATTTTAAAGATATATACAATGATATAAGTGAAGTAGCTTTAATTGAAACAAGTGATAAATTGCAACAAGCGCAAAAAAATACTCTGAAAAATTTTAATAATTTTCAAATTAACTGGTATAAAGATTTAGAGAAATTGGAAGGTAAAAAATTTTTTATAGTTGCTAATGAATTTTTTGACGCTCTTCTTGTGAAGCAGTATTTGTTAAAGGAAGATAAAATATATGAAGTAGTTATTTCTTTAAATGAAAAAAATAATTTTACTTTTGGTTTGGTGAGTGATGTCTCTAATGTGGTGGGTATAGATAAATTTGGTAACAATCAACTGATTGAACTATCAGAGCATAGAAGTAATTATATTAATAAGGTATCAAGAAAAATTTCTGATGGTAAGGGATTAGCGCTGATCATTGATTATGGATATTTAAAATCTCCGAATAAAAGTACTTTGCAAGCAGTTATGGGTCATAAAAAAATTGGATTGTTTGATAAGATAGGTGAATCGGACGTAACTTCGTTGGTTGATTTTACAGAGTTACAAAATAATTTTAAAAAAAACAATATTATATCTAATATAATGAATCAATCAGATTTTTTATTGCAGTATGGTATTTTAGAGAGGGCCAAGATGTTAGTAAAGTATGGTGCATCTAGAGAAAAAATTGATTATCAGTTAAATAAATTAATCTCAGATGAGGAGATGGGAAGTTTGTTTAAAGTATTAATTACGATATAA
- a CDS encoding DnaA ATPase domain-containing protein, whose translation MQKILELESTYKDNCDDDFITSFSNIEAYNAINNWDMWQNNRILIIGSEKSGKTLLAKLWEKNTGAIFINGLDDLDDNERIIVDNVENYNDSTLINIINFAQEKSLSLLLTCSKYPSFNLKDLNSRIKSIYKVVLKEPDERLAKLLIEKFFRQKQISISEEIIESIYQNIERRYKSIDEVVNIIDKQSIIRKRKITLQFIQEVFKNIIPLDGAKY comes from the coding sequence ATGCAAAAAATATTAGAATTAGAAAGTACCTATAAAGATAATTGTGATGACGATTTTATTACCTCCTTCTCTAATATTGAGGCTTATAATGCTATTAACAACTGGGATATGTGGCAAAATAACAGAATTTTGATAATTGGTTCTGAAAAATCTGGCAAGACACTGTTGGCAAAATTATGGGAGAAAAATACTGGCGCAATATTTATAAATGGTCTTGATGATTTGGATGATAATGAAAGGATTATAGTTGATAATGTAGAAAACTATAATGATAGTACTTTGATTAATATTATTAATTTTGCTCAAGAAAAATCGCTTTCTCTGTTATTAACATGTTCAAAGTATCCGAGTTTTAATCTTAAAGATTTAAATTCTAGGATTAAATCGATTTATAAGGTTGTATTAAAGGAACCAGATGAGAGGCTGGCAAAATTATTAATTGAGAAATTTTTTAGACAAAAGCAAATATCAATATCTGAGGAAATAATTGAGTCAATTTATCAAAATATAGAGAGAAGATATAAATCTATTGATGAAGTAGTGAATATAATAGATAAACAATCGATTATAAGAAAAAGGAAAATTACGCTACAATTCATACAAGAAGTGTTTAAAAATATTATACCCCTAGATGGTGCAAAATATTAA
- a CDS encoding AEC family transporter — translation MFISLISKILPLYIIAVQGYIAGKLHEIDTKSLSKIMFHFIMPVIFFDVALNTELEAKYALLPAMYLAFSFILGKIALFIGSKFFDDGRERIISYAAGSANTSSLGLSIAMLVFDQEYVRIFMLSTIGFVLYVYTIGNYTISNNIDSAKKRVLLLLKLPPIYGFAIGLVANLSDIRLFDGFNNLFFQMRAAYLVLGMMVFGLSLSKVKLEGGIKFISIFSISKIIVSPLLYLSFILLDKFVFHIYNNEMHKMFFILSALPPGIDCIITCNLYNKFPEKAAIALLVSTIIATLYIPFFLQFF, via the coding sequence ATGTTTATTAGTTTAATATCTAAAATTTTACCACTCTATATTATAGCTGTTCAAGGCTATATAGCTGGAAAATTACATGAAATAGATACTAAATCTCTCAGCAAAATCATGTTTCATTTTATTATGCCTGTAATCTTTTTTGATGTGGCACTTAATACTGAGCTTGAAGCTAAGTATGCTCTATTGCCGGCAATGTATTTAGCATTTTCTTTTATTCTTGGTAAAATAGCGCTCTTTATTGGATCTAAATTTTTTGATGATGGTAGAGAGAGAATTATCAGTTACGCCGCTGGGAGCGCTAATACAAGTAGCTTAGGATTATCAATAGCTATGTTGGTCTTTGATCAGGAGTATGTCAGAATTTTTATGTTATCAACTATAGGTTTTGTGTTGTATGTCTATACCATAGGAAATTACACAATCTCAAATAATATTGATTCTGCTAAAAAAAGGGTTCTACTCCTTTTAAAGTTGCCACCAATTTATGGATTTGCAATAGGGTTAGTGGCAAATTTAAGTGATATAAGGTTGTTCGATGGTTTTAATAATTTATTTTTTCAAATGAGGGCAGCATATTTGGTTTTAGGGATGATGGTTTTTGGTTTAAGTTTGAGTAAAGTAAAATTGGAAGGAGGAATCAAATTTATAAGTATTTTTTCAATCTCAAAAATCATTGTGTCGCCGTTATTATACTTGTCATTTATTTTATTAGATAAATTCGTCTTCCATATTTATAACAATGAGATGCATAAAATGTTTTTCATTTTATCTGCTTTACCACCAGGAATAGATTGCATTATAACGTGTAATTTATATAACAAATTTCCTGAGAAAGCAGCGATTGCATTATTGGTAAGTACTATTATAGCGACATTGTATATACCATTTTTTTTACAGTTTTTTTAA
- a CDS encoding flagellar assembly protein FliX produces the protein MSSGINPISVGKIHGVRNVDKKKDKDKRAFSLNDSTKTSNKISCNQEINTENLYFLQTSSKDSDKEKNYNYGNNLLHLLSEYRKSMLFSKPSLKELYEIKKNLKMCDIGCTDKKLSDIIQEIETLANVELAKRGII, from the coding sequence ATGTCTAGTGGTATAAATCCAATCAGCGTAGGTAAGATACATGGAGTTAGAAACGTTGATAAAAAAAAGGATAAAGACAAGAGAGCGTTTAGTTTAAATGATTCAACAAAAACATCTAATAAAATAAGTTGCAATCAAGAGATTAATACAGAAAATTTATACTTTTTACAAACTAGCTCCAAGGATTCAGATAAAGAGAAAAATTATAATTACGGTAACAACTTATTGCATCTATTGTCTGAGTATAGAAAATCTATGTTGTTTTCTAAGCCGTCATTGAAAGAATTGTATGAAATTAAAAAAAATCTTAAAATGTGCGATATAGGTTGTACTGACAAGAAGCTTTCAGATATAATTCAAGAAATCGAAACTTTAGCAAATGTAGAGTTAGCTAAGAGAGGTATAATATAG
- a CDS encoding response regulator, with amino-acid sequence MNKIVKTVFAIDDNPYFINTLIKLFERLGCDYKVFNHPGEMLEILADLKKDVSVILLDYQMPEIDGINLAMKIRKNSDFDSIPIILLSQYKELLNIQKKEEIEKLFLKVIFKGDIFTALPTVFNEVLKI; translated from the coding sequence ATGAATAAAATAGTAAAAACAGTTTTTGCTATAGATGATAATCCATATTTTATTAATACATTGATAAAGCTGTTTGAAAGATTGGGTTGTGATTATAAGGTATTTAATCATCCAGGTGAAATGCTGGAAATATTAGCCGATTTGAAGAAAGACGTCTCAGTTATATTATTAGATTATCAAATGCCTGAAATTGATGGTATAAATTTAGCAATGAAAATTAGAAAAAATAGTGATTTTGATTCAATTCCTATAATTTTATTATCACAGTATAAGGAATTACTGAATATACAAAAAAAAGAAGAAATAGAAAAATTATTTTTAAAAGTAATCTTTAAGGGTGATATTTTTACTGCTTTGCCTACTGTATTTAATGAGGTTTTAAAAATATAA
- the ssb gene encoding single-stranded DNA-binding protein has protein sequence MSGSVNKVILVGNVGNQPEIRVSQGGGSEIANFSIATSERWKDKNSGEQREKTDWHRVVVFAPGLVNIVKNYVNKGSKVYIEGKLQTREYMDKEGIKKYTTEVVLTQYNSTLTLLDSKGGDSRHNENHFENNNQESKYEEFDPDNIKDEIPF, from the coding sequence ATGTCTGGTAGTGTAAATAAAGTAATATTAGTGGGAAACGTCGGAAATCAACCAGAAATTAGGGTTTCTCAAGGTGGTGGTAGTGAAATCGCAAATTTTTCAATTGCTACGAGCGAAAGGTGGAAGGATAAAAATTCTGGAGAACAAAGGGAAAAAACAGATTGGCATAGGGTTGTGGTTTTTGCACCTGGGCTTGTAAATATTGTTAAAAATTATGTCAATAAAGGAAGTAAAGTATACATAGAGGGTAAGTTGCAGACCAGGGAGTATATGGATAAAGAGGGCATAAAAAAATATACTACAGAGGTAGTGCTGACTCAATATAATAGTACACTAACTTTGCTTGACTCTAAAGGTGGTGATTCACGACATAACGAAAATCATTTTGAAAATAATAATCAAGAGTCAAAATATGAAGAATTTGACCCAGATAATATTAAGGATGAAATTCCTTTTTAA
- a CDS encoding HU family DNA-binding protein — MYLNINNGVRMNKNEFLDILSKDLECTKTKANAILNSVFKCIEHSLKDSDELRFIGFGSFKAKHTVAKEVKTPRGTIAKVPAQRRVSFSVGSEFKATVNNK, encoded by the coding sequence ATGTATTTAAACATTAATAACGGAGTTAGAATGAACAAGAACGAATTTTTGGATATATTATCAAAGGATTTAGAATGCACAAAGACTAAAGCCAATGCAATATTGAATTCTGTTTTTAAGTGTATAGAGCATTCACTAAAGGATTCAGATGAATTAAGATTTATTGGATTTGGTTCATTTAAAGCTAAGCATACTGTTGCAAAAGAAGTTAAAACCCCAAGAGGTACCATTGCTAAAGTTCCAGCTCAAAGGAGAGTGAGCTTTTCAGTTGGCTCAGAATTTAAAGCGACTGTGAACAATAAGTAA
- a CDS encoding DNA polymerase III subunit chi produces the protein MKSITFYQVQSTLYKVTIPKVIIKILEVAKKVNFLCKDEDEMEYLDSLMWSFSQLSFIPHSTENDKFDVELQDLIIATNFDHLIRHSNFLILSSTDLLANFNIDLVNDIFVITTENVNIKYLLTKLNDKLFGNKIKYFIQNLDSTWKVGYDSLIG, from the coding sequence ATGAAGAGCATAACTTTTTATCAAGTTCAAAGCACCCTTTATAAAGTAACTATTCCTAAAGTTATTATAAAAATATTAGAAGTTGCTAAAAAGGTGAATTTTCTGTGTAAGGATGAGGATGAAATGGAGTATTTGGATAGTCTAATGTGGTCTTTTTCTCAATTATCTTTTATACCTCATTCTACTGAAAATGACAAATTTGATGTAGAATTGCAGGATTTAATAATAGCAACAAATTTTGATCATTTAATACGCCACAGTAATTTTTTAATACTTTCTTCAACTGATTTATTGGCGAATTTTAATATTGATTTGGTAAATGACATATTTGTTATCACTACAGAGAATGTAAATATTAAGTACCTGCTTACTAAATTAAATGATAAATTATTTGGAAATAAAATTAAGTATTTTATACAAAATCTTGATAGTACGTGGAAAGTAGGTTATGATAGCTTGATAGGATGA